In the Arthrobacter sp. 31Y genome, one interval contains:
- a CDS encoding LuxR C-terminal-related transcriptional regulator, producing MYAREPESQQLRAGRGVYLLDGQEVLRRGLRQLLEPQGFVIVGESGSARTGTEEILALCPDLAIVADDLSDGSGAGVCRNVAVRNTSVRCLLITAEPDEAVLIESILAGAWGCLTKEDPNTEQLRLIRRAQEGFTAFSSRFTPELLAEAPHARLDRPADRLLALSRQELRVAFGVSGGLSNGEIGQELTLADKTVKNIVSSVLMKLGVERRTQAAVLITKTLDPSHGPTDTRFMFTPFPELTTEITDALTECTSDTEHLTVQAHDGGADRLANALTAARTKLTPTRTRTGTRPKNHR from the coding sequence ATGTATGCGCGTGAACCGGAATCACAACAACTTCGTGCCGGGCGGGGTGTGTACTTGCTGGACGGCCAGGAGGTCCTCCGGCGTGGACTTCGTCAACTTCTGGAGCCCCAGGGGTTCGTGATCGTTGGTGAATCAGGGTCGGCCCGGACCGGGACCGAGGAGATCCTTGCCTTGTGCCCGGATTTGGCCATCGTTGCCGATGACCTGTCCGATGGTTCCGGTGCGGGCGTATGCAGGAACGTTGCGGTGCGGAACACTTCCGTCCGGTGTTTGCTCATTACCGCCGAACCCGATGAAGCGGTGCTGATCGAATCCATCCTTGCAGGAGCTTGGGGGTGTCTGACCAAAGAAGATCCCAACACTGAACAACTCCGGCTGATTCGCCGGGCGCAGGAGGGCTTCACTGCGTTTAGTTCAAGGTTTACTCCGGAGCTGCTGGCTGAGGCGCCGCATGCGAGGCTTGATCGCCCTGCGGACAGGCTCTTGGCTCTGTCGAGGCAGGAACTCAGGGTCGCTTTCGGGGTCAGTGGCGGGCTCAGTAACGGCGAGATCGGTCAGGAACTGACTCTGGCGGATAAGACCGTGAAGAACATCGTCTCTTCGGTATTGATGAAACTAGGGGTTGAACGCAGAACCCAGGCCGCGGTGCTCATCACAAAGACACTGGACCCGTCGCACGGACCGACAGATACACGTTTTATGTTCACCCCGTTCCCGGAACTGACCACCGAGATCACAGACGCTCTCACGGAATGCACCAGCGACACCGAACACCTCACGGTCCAGGCACATGACGGGGGAGCGGACCGGCTCGCCAATGCCCTGACCGCGGCCCGGACCAAGCTCACGCCGACCCGGACCCGCACAGGGACACGTCCTAAGAATCACCGGTGA
- a CDS encoding ABC transporter ATP-binding protein, whose amino-acid sequence MSAERLVKRFGDLTAVDDVSFAIRPGETYGLLGPNGAGKTTIINMVAGLVPADSGSVDVAGIRMDPAGIAAKRHLGLVPQELAIYPDLTARENLNFFGRLQGLSRKELSSRVKTILDLLGLMERADEQTKKYSGGMKRRLNIGIGLLHRPGLLILDEPTVGVDPQSRNSILEAVGNLSTEGTAVLYTTHYMEEAERLCDRIAILDQGQVQAEGTRDELITLTGGVDRISLTGTGRITAAAEALGSLDGVHRVTDSGGTELILTVTDGAALLAGIVTTAARSGMTLASVSVTRPDLESVFLHLTGKALRD is encoded by the coding sequence TTGTCAGCAGAACGGCTCGTCAAGAGATTCGGTGACCTGACCGCCGTCGACGACGTCTCCTTCGCCATCCGCCCCGGTGAGACTTACGGCCTCCTGGGCCCGAACGGAGCCGGAAAGACCACCATCATCAACATGGTCGCCGGTCTGGTCCCCGCCGATTCCGGATCAGTGGACGTTGCCGGTATCCGGATGGACCCGGCAGGCATTGCGGCAAAACGTCATCTGGGACTGGTACCTCAAGAGCTTGCCATTTATCCGGATCTGACGGCCCGCGAGAACCTTAACTTCTTCGGCCGGCTGCAGGGCCTGAGCCGGAAGGAGTTGTCCTCCAGGGTGAAGACAATTCTAGATCTTCTTGGACTGATGGAGCGGGCTGATGAACAAACCAAAAAGTACTCAGGTGGTATGAAGCGTCGTTTGAACATTGGTATCGGGTTGCTGCACCGCCCAGGGTTGCTGATCCTCGATGAACCGACCGTCGGAGTTGATCCTCAGTCCCGGAACTCGATTCTTGAGGCGGTGGGAAACCTCTCGACGGAGGGCACAGCTGTCCTCTACACGACGCACTACATGGAAGAAGCCGAGCGTCTCTGCGACCGGATAGCCATACTTGACCAAGGCCAGGTCCAGGCCGAAGGAACCAGGGACGAGCTCATCACGCTAACCGGCGGAGTGGACCGGATCAGCCTCACGGGGACCGGTCGGATCACGGCAGCCGCTGAAGCACTTGGGTCACTCGACGGCGTTCATCGCGTCACCGATTCAGGGGGAACCGAGTTGATCCTCACCGTCACGGACGGTGCAGCTCTCCTCGCAGGCATCGTTACCACCGCAGCCCGATCAGGAATGACGCTGGCATCGGTATCCGTGACACGTCCGGACCTCGAATCGGTCTTCCTGCATTTGACCGGCAAAGCGCTCAGGGACTGA
- a CDS encoding DUF5655 domain-containing protein: MSAVPRPDAVSFFDGSPQGLAICEAVFSFANGLGDIQVHVSKSQVALRRHRGFAYLWRPDKYVHSRVPAVLSLALPYELDSPRFKEVAHPAPSVWMHHLELHDPSMVDTEVRQWIREAFEAA; the protein is encoded by the coding sequence GTGAGCGCAGTTCCTCGCCCGGACGCAGTGTCCTTTTTTGATGGGTCTCCTCAAGGCCTGGCCATCTGCGAGGCCGTCTTTTCCTTCGCCAATGGACTCGGTGATATTCAGGTCCACGTCTCCAAGAGCCAGGTCGCCCTTCGACGGCATCGTGGATTCGCCTACTTGTGGCGGCCCGACAAGTACGTCCACTCGCGGGTGCCTGCCGTGCTGTCGTTGGCCTTGCCCTATGAGCTCGACTCCCCAAGATTCAAAGAAGTAGCTCACCCCGCTCCTTCCGTGTGGATGCATCACTTGGAACTCCACGATCCCAGCATGGTTGATACCGAAGTGCGGCAATGGATCAGGGAGGCCTTTGAAGCGGCATAG
- a CDS encoding SDR family NAD(P)-dependent oxidoreductase has translation MVTWQEYIPPGRFEGQTVIVTGAASGIGMATALGVARKGGRVIARDISEENAVQRVVAAAGSLIDALAKVAGIMDSFQPVHELDDKTWEHVFDVNLTSMLRLMGAVLPTMLLDGSGSNINGVVLASDNGWNAI, from the coding sequence TTGGTCACCTGGCAGGAATACATACCCCCTGGCCGCTTCGAGGGCCAGACTGTGATCGTGACGGGTGCTGCCTCCGGCATTGGGATGGCCACTGCGCTGGGCGTCGCACGCAAAGGTGGCCGCGTGATTGCGAGGGACATCAGCGAGGAGAATGCCGTACAGCGGGTAGTGGCTGCCGCGGGAAGCCTCATCGACGCGCTGGCTAAAGTGGCGGGAATCATGGACAGTTTCCAGCCCGTGCATGAACTCGATGACAAAACGTGGGAGCACGTTTTTGACGTCAATCTGACATCGATGTTGCGCCTCATGGGTGCGGTATTGCCCACGATGCTGTTGGATGGGTCCGGCTCCAACATCAATGGTGTCGTTCTGGCCTCTGACAACGGGTGGAATGCAATTTGA
- a CDS encoding ABC transporter permease, with product MKAILAIAGVEVRRFLRDRSNIFFVFIFPLLLILLLGTQFGSSRAETRVALAGGSGTALQTVVTEQLEADGMQVESGTPQVVREQLGRGRADVGLLISIEAAAAFNDGRQADLEILTASQASAQAALQEVRGSLQAISMRHSQLAALERAGMPAEAAAAALAQAREAVQAPRVDILDTDNTAQEFRGLGVFDLGAVQQLLLFIFLSSLTGAATLIQARRYGVISRTMAAPVSSGQTIAGQAVGRFGIASVQGAYILVGTALLFGVDWGNIWLTALVLMAFSAVAAAGAMIIGSLLDHDGAATGIGIGAGLVLAGLGGCMVPPEFFAGPLQSISWLTPHRWAYDALAAIQRRDASITDILPALGVLAAMAATLLVSGAWLLRRSLQRAL from the coding sequence GTGAAAGCGATCCTGGCCATTGCCGGCGTGGAGGTGCGGCGTTTCCTGCGCGACCGCTCCAATATTTTCTTCGTCTTCATCTTCCCGCTCCTGTTGATTCTGTTGCTGGGCACCCAGTTCGGTTCCAGCCGAGCGGAAACCCGGGTCGCCCTGGCGGGAGGATCCGGAACAGCGCTACAAACCGTAGTGACGGAACAGTTGGAAGCCGACGGCATGCAGGTGGAATCCGGCACGCCGCAAGTGGTGCGCGAACAGCTCGGGCGCGGAAGGGCCGACGTCGGGCTCCTTATCAGCATCGAAGCCGCCGCCGCCTTTAACGATGGACGCCAGGCGGATCTGGAGATACTTACGGCGTCGCAAGCATCAGCCCAAGCCGCCTTGCAGGAGGTGAGGGGTTCCCTGCAGGCCATCAGCATGCGACACAGTCAGCTCGCAGCTTTGGAACGGGCAGGCATGCCGGCTGAGGCTGCGGCGGCCGCCTTGGCGCAGGCGCGGGAAGCTGTTCAGGCACCGCGGGTAGACATCCTCGACACCGACAACACCGCGCAGGAATTCCGTGGACTTGGGGTTTTCGATCTAGGGGCGGTGCAGCAGCTGCTGCTGTTTATCTTCCTCAGTTCCCTGACTGGCGCCGCCACGCTGATCCAGGCCCGCCGTTACGGCGTCATCTCGCGCACCATGGCAGCACCCGTATCCAGCGGTCAAACGATTGCCGGACAGGCTGTAGGAAGGTTCGGGATCGCATCAGTCCAAGGTGCGTACATCCTGGTTGGCACGGCCCTGCTCTTCGGCGTCGATTGGGGCAACATCTGGCTCACCGCACTGGTCCTGATGGCCTTCAGCGCCGTGGCCGCAGCAGGTGCCATGATCATCGGCTCGCTCTTGGATCACGACGGCGCCGCAACAGGTATCGGAATAGGCGCAGGTCTCGTATTGGCTGGACTGGGAGGCTGCATGGTGCCACCGGAGTTCTTCGCCGGACCACTGCAGTCAATATCGTGGCTCACCCCGCATCGGTGGGCTTACGACGCTTTGGCCGCCATCCAACGGCGGGACGCCTCCATCACTGACATCCTGCCTGCCCTGGGCGTCCTGGCAGCGATGGCCGCAACCCTCCTTGTGAGTGGTGCGTGGCTCCTCCGGCGCAGCCTCCAAAGGGCGCTGTGA
- a CDS encoding DUF4386 family protein, with product MTSNASPITNDSSSVGPARGGSWRSLYLAAGVASLLFVVLLIAALVLDFVAPPPVHGGAATLEFIQARKTIYVTEQILWVLPNILPVIVFVALGIALCPLDKSLSLLATLLGAIPWAVILAVPVTSRGSLTLVYLSDRYRNAGSLEERHAYATAAEAIIAENNTPAVVGVLSALGIVLMSLVMRRGVFPQWLAWLGVATGILGIAGEALRHAMPGFYGVYGVFLWAWFIATGIALIRLGLREQRWEAPPAMVAG from the coding sequence ATGACTTCCAACGCCAGCCCAATCACTAATGACTCTTCGAGCGTGGGTCCTGCCCGGGGCGGGTCGTGGCGTTCACTGTATTTGGCGGCCGGTGTCGCGTCGCTGCTGTTTGTTGTGCTGCTGATCGCGGCACTGGTTCTGGACTTCGTGGCTCCTCCGCCTGTGCATGGCGGCGCTGCGACCTTGGAGTTTATCCAGGCCAGAAAAACCATCTACGTGACTGAGCAGATTCTGTGGGTTCTTCCGAACATCCTTCCCGTCATTGTTTTCGTGGCCTTGGGCATCGCGTTATGCCCTTTGGACAAGAGCCTGTCTCTACTCGCCACACTGTTGGGCGCCATTCCCTGGGCGGTGATCCTCGCCGTACCTGTCACCAGCCGCGGGTCACTGACGCTCGTATACCTCAGCGACCGGTATCGCAATGCCGGGTCCCTGGAGGAACGCCACGCCTACGCCACAGCCGCTGAAGCTATCATCGCCGAGAACAACACCCCGGCGGTCGTCGGCGTACTCTCAGCCTTGGGCATCGTGCTGATGTCACTGGTAATGCGTCGCGGCGTCTTCCCGCAATGGCTTGCCTGGCTCGGCGTGGCAACCGGAATCCTGGGAATAGCCGGCGAGGCGCTGCGCCATGCGATGCCCGGGTTCTACGGGGTCTACGGAGTGTTCCTATGGGCATGGTTCATCGCCACAGGAATCGCGCTGATCCGGCTAGGTCTTAGGGAACAACGGTGGGAAGCGCCACCGGCCATGGTTGCAGGATAG
- a CDS encoding ABC transporter permease encodes MRALWTMVGNDFRQRLRDKSVLIFSLIVPLALMGVLSLAFGRLGTGSVDLQPATVVASVEDSGPLGAALLDSLGSIEAMEVTVREVPADAVSSETRSTGAALGIVIPADFSSALASGQPSTLQLIEGSGSVLETSVLISIVTGIVDQFTAASVTEAAARLGGVPPDAAAGIGRTAVAGEPILYITEGIAPAGQLSLRAGLVAGQTGLFLLFTVGFGVLGLLAEKEQGTLGRIRSTAVPQWTIIAAKAVVGFSLGVAASAVLLASGTLLFGVDFGSPAVVGLLVLGAAAAATSLTFIVAKVVRTAEQANVAQSIVAMVLGIAGGAFFPIQASGFMAVLMDLNPVGAFIRGLGISAGGGGVGEIAVPLMTMWGFAVVCVLVSRFLPDRGASS; translated from the coding sequence GTGCGAGCGCTGTGGACCATGGTCGGCAATGATTTTCGTCAACGGCTGAGGGACAAATCGGTGCTCATCTTTTCGCTGATCGTCCCCTTGGCGCTGATGGGCGTACTGAGCTTGGCTTTTGGCCGGCTGGGTACCGGCAGCGTCGACCTGCAACCAGCCACGGTCGTAGCGAGCGTCGAAGACTCCGGTCCGCTCGGAGCTGCGCTGCTGGACTCGCTTGGGTCGATCGAGGCCATGGAGGTCACTGTCCGTGAGGTGCCAGCGGATGCCGTGAGTTCCGAAACCCGCTCTACCGGTGCCGCCTTGGGCATCGTCATCCCGGCCGACTTCAGTTCCGCCTTGGCTTCAGGGCAGCCGTCCACACTCCAACTTATCGAAGGCAGCGGGTCCGTCCTCGAGACGAGTGTCCTGATTTCGATCGTCACCGGAATCGTAGACCAGTTCACCGCTGCGTCAGTAACCGAGGCGGCCGCAAGACTGGGTGGAGTCCCCCCTGATGCGGCGGCAGGCATTGGGCGGACAGCCGTGGCCGGCGAACCGATTCTCTATATCACGGAAGGAATCGCGCCAGCTGGGCAGTTGTCGCTTCGAGCCGGTTTGGTGGCCGGTCAAACGGGGTTGTTTCTGTTGTTCACGGTGGGGTTCGGTGTCCTTGGACTGTTGGCGGAGAAGGAACAGGGAACCCTCGGCCGGATCAGGTCCACCGCTGTGCCGCAGTGGACCATAATCGCCGCCAAAGCAGTTGTTGGTTTTTCACTGGGAGTCGCCGCCAGTGCGGTACTGCTTGCCAGTGGCACGCTCCTCTTCGGCGTTGACTTCGGCTCTCCGGCCGTTGTGGGTTTGTTGGTCCTCGGGGCAGCGGCGGCGGCCACCAGCTTGACCTTTATTGTTGCCAAGGTGGTTCGGACAGCCGAACAAGCCAATGTGGCGCAATCCATTGTTGCCATGGTGTTGGGTATAGCGGGAGGTGCCTTCTTTCCCATCCAAGCGTCAGGTTTCATGGCGGTCCTGATGGACCTGAACCCGGTGGGTGCGTTCATCCGGGGCCTGGGAATCTCGGCCGGCGGCGGCGGCGTCGGAGAAATCGCCGTGCCGTTGATGACAATGTGGGGATTCGCGGTTGTGTGCGTCCTCGTCTCCCGTTTCCTGCCGGACCGGGGAGCCAGTTCGTGA
- a CDS encoding DUF5129 domain-containing protein, producing the protein MSSRRLVRRVALMVRGFGVLLLLFVTWVLGNPAAAYAVAPSPVEVYDIAGVLDRAKLVDALEATDFHEPTKVVVYTYNGRTEENLNEEVLRFARVEHKEWISSDGQKWVDGLLIFALDPLGRHVGTYMGEDRKVSLEQRDDIQDAAKELLRDAQWTDGTIAGVRRAAVLINQPWYESSAFLVTLWVSGGTVALGAGAWIVVRAVTRSASRKEVDRGDRSYANVSMDLEVTELNAGTIPESSKYGGQVLERYRTFLNRYYLASGLSNTVHALSRRQLGQRKNLRLTRQYADAASELDALDDVIADTNSLLNRTITWPTAWDRQLAPFRNDLAGLEQLLAKRNGQGDTATAAALRSFRDESLGAIENWTSDIGERKITPEEALDRLNKARSHLALLLQNHAETVIDDYAKNEREAELMRKEMRSVRSSSNQNHRRTYEPSILGTVYPSYHFFSVATFNVGLDTGIGSVSSARGGDSSSTGYGSSGGSFSGSGSSSGF; encoded by the coding sequence TTGAGCTCGCGGAGACTAGTGCGCCGGGTTGCCCTCATGGTGCGCGGGTTCGGGGTTCTCCTGCTGCTCTTTGTGACGTGGGTTCTCGGAAACCCCGCCGCGGCCTACGCCGTCGCACCCTCGCCGGTTGAGGTTTATGACATCGCAGGTGTGTTGGACCGGGCCAAGTTGGTGGACGCTCTTGAGGCGACAGATTTCCATGAGCCCACCAAGGTTGTGGTGTACACCTACAACGGCAGAACCGAAGAAAACCTCAACGAAGAGGTGCTGAGGTTCGCCCGGGTTGAGCACAAGGAATGGATCAGCTCAGACGGTCAAAAGTGGGTGGACGGCCTCTTGATCTTCGCCCTTGACCCGCTGGGGAGACACGTTGGCACCTACATGGGTGAAGACCGGAAGGTATCTCTTGAACAGCGGGATGATATTCAGGATGCGGCCAAAGAACTTCTTCGCGACGCCCAATGGACGGATGGAACCATCGCAGGTGTCCGGCGCGCAGCTGTGCTCATTAACCAGCCTTGGTACGAGTCTTCCGCCTTCCTGGTCACCCTGTGGGTGTCAGGCGGAACGGTGGCTTTAGGTGCTGGAGCCTGGATTGTTGTGCGTGCCGTGACCCGTTCCGCCAGCCGGAAAGAAGTTGACCGTGGGGATCGCAGTTACGCCAACGTCAGCATGGATCTTGAGGTGACGGAGCTAAACGCCGGCACCATTCCCGAATCATCGAAGTACGGTGGTCAAGTGTTGGAGAGGTACCGCACCTTCTTGAATCGGTATTACCTGGCGAGCGGACTCTCGAATACGGTCCATGCCTTGTCCCGACGCCAGTTGGGCCAACGCAAAAACCTTAGACTCACACGCCAGTACGCTGATGCTGCCTCCGAGCTCGACGCCTTGGACGACGTCATTGCGGACACGAACTCCCTGTTGAACCGCACGATCACGTGGCCCACCGCGTGGGATCGGCAGCTCGCACCCTTCCGCAACGACTTGGCTGGATTGGAACAGCTGCTGGCGAAACGCAATGGTCAAGGGGACACTGCAACAGCCGCAGCCCTGCGGTCCTTTCGGGACGAGAGCTTGGGAGCGATTGAGAACTGGACTTCGGACATAGGCGAGCGCAAGATCACTCCGGAGGAGGCATTGGACCGCCTGAACAAGGCCCGAAGTCACCTTGCCCTGCTCCTGCAGAACCACGCTGAGACAGTCATTGATGACTATGCCAAGAATGAACGGGAAGCGGAGCTGATGCGCAAGGAGATGAGATCAGTCAGGAGCAGCTCCAACCAAAACCACCGCCGCACGTACGAGCCCAGCATCCTGGGCACCGTCTACCCCTCCTACCACTTCTTTTCCGTTGCAACCTTCAATGTTGGGCTGGACACCGGAATTGGGAGCGTCAGCTCGGCCCGGGGCGGAGATAGCAGCTCCACCGGCTACGGAAGCAGTGGCGGCAGTTTCTCGGGCTCCGGCAGTTCGTCCGGATTTTAG
- a CDS encoding flavodoxin family protein: MRALVVYESLWGNTEQVARAIAARLAVHADVEVLDSDAAPLSVDGYDLLVAGGPTHAFSMTRAATRADAVKSHSAPHEPGRGIREWLNQLERPSTEVPAVVFDTRVDKPRLPGSAAKAAKHELRSLGFDTSVKQRTFRVHGYEGPLLDGELDRATEWAVDILARLGIGS, encoded by the coding sequence ATGCGCGCACTTGTGGTCTACGAGTCCCTATGGGGCAATACCGAGCAGGTTGCGCGGGCCATTGCCGCCCGCCTTGCCGTCCACGCTGACGTTGAGGTGCTGGACTCGGACGCTGCACCGCTATCAGTTGACGGGTATGACCTGTTAGTGGCAGGTGGCCCGACGCACGCTTTCTCGATGACCCGTGCAGCAACCCGGGCCGATGCGGTCAAGTCCCACTCGGCCCCGCACGAGCCGGGCCGTGGCATCCGGGAATGGCTCAACCAGCTTGAACGACCCAGCACGGAGGTCCCCGCAGTTGTCTTCGACACCCGGGTCGATAAGCCGAGGCTGCCCGGTTCGGCAGCGAAGGCAGCAAAGCACGAACTGCGCTCTCTCGGATTCGACACGTCTGTAAAGCAGCGCACCTTCCGTGTTCATGGCTACGAAGGGCCACTGCTCGACGGTGAGCTTGATCGTGCGACGGAATGGGCCGTCGATATACTTGCCCGGCTTGGCATTGGTTCTTGA
- a CDS encoding pyridoxamine 5'-phosphate oxidase family protein, whose product MTDKTIVPEAELLEPDDSWTLLGEAKVGRLSVIVNGHPDIFPVNFAVDNKTVVFRTGPGTKQWAMEDDAVVAIEADSVSAEFGIAWSVVVKGTVENAGPEGPRLDEIKRALFPWQGVGQDHLFRIVPASVTGRRFDLSSPMSLGTPLNDATRAGLE is encoded by the coding sequence ATGACCGACAAAACCATAGTGCCTGAGGCAGAATTACTTGAACCGGACGATAGTTGGACGCTTCTTGGCGAGGCCAAGGTTGGACGGCTTTCTGTGATCGTCAACGGCCACCCTGATATCTTTCCCGTGAACTTCGCGGTGGATAACAAGACTGTGGTTTTCAGGACCGGGCCGGGAACCAAACAGTGGGCCATGGAGGATGACGCCGTGGTAGCCATCGAGGCAGACTCCGTCAGTGCCGAATTCGGGATTGCATGGAGTGTGGTCGTGAAAGGCACAGTTGAGAACGCAGGGCCCGAAGGCCCTCGACTTGATGAGATCAAGCGCGCCCTTTTCCCTTGGCAGGGAGTGGGTCAGGACCACCTCTTCAGGATCGTTCCGGCCTCGGTGACCGGGAGACGATTCGACCTTTCATCGCCGATGTCGCTTGGCACTCCACTCAACGACGCAACACGGGCCGGCCTGGAATAG
- a CDS encoding MFS transporter, whose product MSLQNTDLEVQENEPTPGKNGVQRRTNVRWKLFILLLVLVAVNYIDRGSISVALPIIQKEFNLPPELVGLLLSAFFWTYALMQIPVGWLIDKFGPRKMVTASCIGWGAATAASGFAGGFVSMFIARLGIGVTEAGVMPAGGKLNAIWMHKKERGRGATILDAGAPLGAGLGGILITWLIASTGSWRMAFIIAGAATILMGLAVWWYIRDNPRQHKGVNEAEAAYIEASHAEDDAEAAKEGAQGKRALLPYLKFRSFWAMCFGWLGFNGVFYGLLTWGPLYLAQAKGFDLKTIGWSTFVIFGAGFVGEILGGIIADKWRASGASANRVMRTLLGISSVVVVGGLIGVTVVADPITAVVLLSVVLFFLRWVGLFWSIPSILGGRTNAGVLGGAMNFSGNIAGFVTPIVVGLIVGATGSYTWALLYFVGSAVIMGISVLVLDYNKRLPV is encoded by the coding sequence GTGTCTCTCCAAAACACCGACCTGGAAGTCCAGGAAAACGAACCAACACCCGGCAAGAACGGCGTGCAGCGCCGCACAAACGTTCGCTGGAAACTCTTCATCCTGCTTCTGGTCCTCGTCGCAGTCAATTACATCGACCGCGGCTCCATTTCCGTCGCCCTGCCCATCATCCAGAAGGAATTCAACCTGCCGCCGGAGCTTGTCGGGCTCCTTTTGTCGGCCTTCTTCTGGACCTACGCCCTCATGCAAATCCCCGTAGGCTGGCTGATCGACAAGTTCGGCCCCCGCAAGATGGTCACCGCCTCCTGCATCGGCTGGGGCGCGGCGACTGCTGCCTCCGGTTTCGCCGGAGGGTTCGTGAGCATGTTCATCGCCCGGCTTGGTATTGGCGTCACCGAAGCCGGCGTCATGCCTGCCGGTGGCAAACTGAACGCCATCTGGATGCACAAGAAGGAACGTGGCCGCGGAGCCACCATACTCGACGCCGGAGCTCCCCTCGGCGCAGGTCTGGGCGGCATCCTCATCACGTGGCTGATCGCCTCCACCGGCAGCTGGCGCATGGCCTTCATCATCGCTGGTGCCGCAACCATCCTCATGGGCCTGGCAGTCTGGTGGTACATCCGCGACAACCCTCGCCAGCACAAGGGCGTCAACGAGGCAGAAGCCGCGTACATCGAAGCTTCACACGCCGAGGACGACGCCGAGGCCGCCAAGGAAGGCGCCCAAGGCAAGCGGGCACTCCTCCCCTACTTGAAGTTCCGTTCCTTCTGGGCCATGTGCTTTGGCTGGCTCGGCTTCAACGGCGTCTTCTATGGCCTGCTGACCTGGGGGCCGCTCTACCTGGCCCAAGCCAAGGGATTCGACCTGAAGACCATCGGCTGGTCCACGTTCGTCATCTTCGGTGCAGGCTTCGTCGGCGAAATCCTCGGCGGCATCATCGCCGATAAGTGGCGCGCCTCCGGCGCCTCCGCAAACCGCGTCATGCGTACGCTGCTGGGTATTTCCAGCGTCGTAGTGGTGGGCGGACTCATAGGCGTCACCGTGGTCGCAGACCCGATCACCGCCGTCGTGCTTCTCTCGGTAGTCCTGTTCTTCCTGCGCTGGGTTGGCCTCTTCTGGTCCATCCCGTCCATCCTGGGCGGCCGAACCAACGCCGGCGTCCTGGGCGGTGCCATGAATTTCAGCGGCAACATTGCCGGATTCGTCACTCCGATTGTGGTAGGTCTGATTGTCGGGGCCACCGGCTCTTACACGTGGGCCCTGCTGTACTTTGTTGGATCCGCGGTCATCATGGGCATCTCAGTCCTGGTGCTGGATTACAACAAGCGACTCCCGGTCTAA
- a CDS encoding GyrI-like domain-containing protein: MSILDQQPTLIRTADQPTAVVRERVPMANLTDFFGRAFGAVMAATQAQNASPTGPPFAMYHGMPTDTVDVEAGFTVTPDFSASGEVISGLLPATEALEAVHKGSYDTLERTYALILERMSAEGMTPSDTMWEFYLSDPEKEPDPAKWETRVVWPVI; the protein is encoded by the coding sequence ATGAGCATCCTTGACCAGCAACCCACCTTGATTCGAACCGCCGACCAGCCCACCGCAGTGGTCCGCGAACGTGTCCCCATGGCGAATCTCACGGATTTCTTCGGCCGCGCCTTCGGGGCAGTCATGGCCGCTACGCAGGCGCAGAATGCCAGCCCTACCGGCCCGCCGTTCGCCATGTACCACGGGATGCCGACCGACACCGTCGACGTAGAGGCGGGCTTTACCGTGACGCCTGATTTTTCCGCTTCGGGAGAGGTTATCAGTGGCCTGCTTCCCGCAACGGAGGCCCTTGAAGCTGTGCACAAGGGATCTTACGACACCCTGGAACGGACGTACGCGCTCATCCTTGAGCGCATGAGCGCAGAAGGGATGACGCCCTCAGACACCATGTGGGAGTTCTATTTGAGCGACCCGGAAAAAGAGCCGGACCCGGCCAAATGGGAGACCCGGGTTGTTTGGCCCGTCATCTGA